DNA from Hyalangium minutum:
ATGGCCCCCTGCGTCATAGGCGGTGGGTGGTTTCCTCTTCTCACGGGGACATAGGCTCAGCGCCCCTCGCCTCCACTATCCCCCCATGCTCCAGACCGTTCTGCTTGTCCTGCTCACGGCCAGTCCCTCGGGCTCCGATGCCCTCCGCGGCTCTCTGCAGCAGCGCATCATCCAGGTGAAGGGAGCCTCCGTCGCCGTCGTCTACCAAGACCTCGGAGACCTCAAGGACAGCGTCCTCATCGAGGCCGACCGATCCTTCCACGCCGCCAGCACCATGAAGGTCCCTGTCATGGTCGAGTTCTTCCGGCAGGTGGATGCCGGAACGCTCTCGCTCGACCAGCCCATCCCCCTCGTCAACCAGTTCCGCTCCATTGTCGATGGCTCGCCCTACGCGCTGGATCCCAAGGAAGATGAGGACGCCGCCCTTTATGAACAGCTCGGCAAGTCCGTGCCCGCGCGCGAGCTCATCCAGCGGATGATCACCCGCTCGAGCAACCTCGCCACCAACTCCGTCATCGCGCTTGTGGACGCCAAGCGCGCTACGCAGACCCTGCGCACCCTCGGCGCACAGCAGATGACCGTGCTGCGCGGCGTCGAGGACGGCAAGGCCTACCAACAGGGCCTCAACAACACCGCCACCGCCAAGGACCTCGCCACGCTGCTCGCCGCCATCGAGCGGGGCAAGGCCGCCTCCGACCGCTCCACCGAGGCCATGCGCTCCATCCTCCTTGCCCAGGAGCTGAACGAAGAAATCCCCGCCGGCCTGCCCCCAAGCACCCGCGTGGCCCACAAGACGGGGCAGATCTCCGGCGTCCTCCATGACGCGGCCATCATCTACCCCTCCGGCCGCGCACCCTACGTCCTCGTCGTCCTCACCAGCGGCATCCCTGACGAGAAGGTGGCCCGCTCCCTCATCGTGGACATCTCCCGGGCCGTCTACGCTCACGCCACCCGGAGCGCCGCCCCGGCCACCCCGAAACCGTCCGCCCCCACTCCCAAGCCCTGAGCCCGCAGCGGCTCATGTGGGAGAGCAACCCTGCTCATGGGAAGTTGAAGGTCGATTCAGGTTTCATACGCCTCCCCCCTTTCCAGCCCCCCGCTGTTGGGCGTACCCTCCGCGCCGCTTTTCACGGCGGCCGGGCTTTCGCGCCGCCGCACTCACCAGGAGAGATGCACATGCAGCTGAAGGACCTGAAGGTGGTGGTGACGGGCGGTGCCCAAGGCATGGGCGCCCACTTCGCTCAGCGGCTCCACGAGGCCGGCGCCCAGGTGGCCGTGGGTGACATCAGCGAGGAGAAGCTTGCCGCCCTCCCCGCGGGCATCCACCGCCGCCGGCTCGACGTCTCCAACGAGGAGGACTGTATCGCCTTCGTCAGCTGGGCCCACCAGGCCATGGGCGGCCTCAACGGCCTCATCAACAACGCCGGCATCCTCCGCGACGCCCTGCTCGTGAAGAAGGACAAGACCACGGGCCAGGTGAAGAAGCTCAGCACCGCCGACTGGAACGCCGTCATCGGCGTCAACCTCACGGGCGCCACCTTCATGGTGCGCGAGGTGGTCGCCAAGATGGTGGAGACCGAGCAGAAGCCCGGCGTCATCGTCAACATGTCCTCCATCGCCCGCCACGGTAACCGCGGCCAGTCCAACTACGTCTCCGCCAAGGCCGCCCTCGCCGCCAACACCGTCACCTGGTCCAAGGAGTTCGCTCCGTTCGGCATCCGCGTGGGCGCCATCGCCCCCGGAATGATCGAGACGCCCATGACTCAGGGCATGAACCAGAAGGCCCGTGACGCCCTGGTCGCCAACATCCCCGTGGGCCGCATTGGCCTGCCCGAGGACATCTGGGTCGCCGTGAAGTTCGTCCTCGAGTGCGACTACTTCAACGGCCGCACCATCGATGTGGACGGCGGCCTCGCGTTCTAAGGCCGTCTGGGGACGGGGCCATCCCTCGTGCGGCTCCCTCTGGAGCAGCCGGGCAGGCTGGCCCTCGCCTTCCTATCGGTCGATCGGCCGTCTCATGAACCGAGAGACTTCGCCGTCCTCCCGAGAACAAACAATTTTCTCAGATGTCTAAGGATTGACGGGCTTTTTCGACCCACGCCAGTGGTGCAGGTTGCCGGGACAATCCTGAGTTCCTAGTTTATTCGGGAAGGCGCGAGAAGAGGTGCCGGTGTCATGAGAGCTGCGCAGACACATCCGGCGTCACAAGGCAGGACGCCTCCGACACGGCATGCCCTGCAATCTACGAGTGCAGCTCGAGGGACATGGTCGCGCCGGCCTCGAACTCAGGGGCACGACGCAGCTGCTCCAGGACGCGCGGCGCACACCGCACCGTCAGCATGGGCAGAGATCCGCCCGGCTCGCTGATGGCCCGCACGGCCCCTAAGAGCTTGTGTGATTCCAGCCAGCGCATGAAGTCGTCGCGAAAGCGCGCGCTCTCCTGCAGGCCGGCCTGGTAGACGGCCGCCCGGCTTTGCGCCACCTCGCGTGGGGCACGGCTGCGCGGCGCGGGATTCTCCGCCGGCATCACCGTCACATCGATCCACTCGGGTGTGGATGCGTCCTCGCCGCCCTTCCCTGGCAGGGCTCGGACTGAGGGAACTGCGCGCAGGTACATGCTGCCCTTCCCCTGTCCGTTCTGCTTCCGGCTCATGGCCCTTCCTCCCACCAAGCCCGGCGCTCCATTGGCGCCGGCCCTGGTCGCAACCGCGTCAGCGATAGACGGCCAGGCCCTTCCCCGTCTTGTGCAACGACGAGCGCTTGAGCTTGACCGCATTGGCCAGAATCAAATCCCTCACCTCTTGCGCCGTCAAGTCAGGAGCACGGCAACGATACAGTGCCGCAATACCGGCAACATAAGGGGCCGCCATGCTGGTGCCACTCATTCGCTCGTAGAACGCCTGGTTGTTGCACCGACGCTCGGTGCTTGAATAGATGTTAACACCGTAACCCATGACATCGGGGACGGCCCTCTTACCGACCACTCCGCTGGCCGAGAAGCTGGCCACTTTCCTGTCGAAGTCGACTGCACCAATGGCCAGTGCCTCAGGAAAGCCTGCTGGGTAACCAACCGTGTTCGGTCCACTGTTGCCTGCCGCAACAACGGGGAGGACGTTGCTGTCGAGCAGGCGGCGAATCATGGCCTGCAGCGCCCGCAGGTTGAGCCGGTAGTCCGGCTCCGGGATACCTGCCGGGCAGGCAACCGGGAAGCCGAGCGACATGTTGACCACCGCAGGACGTGACGCGTTCTCCGGGCGGGAGAACTGGTGCAGCAGCCACTCCATGCCGGCGGCCACGCGGCCGAGGCTGGTGCGGATCGTCTCCGACTCGATGACCGAGGCGACGTAGAGGTCCACCTCCGGCGCCACGCCGTGGTGCACCCCCGCCGCGATACCCGCGACGTGCGTGCCGTGGCCATCCGGATCGAAACCGCGCACGTCTCGCGCCGGCGTGTGCGGCGAGTTGGGGAACAACGAGACGTAGCGGAACTGCACCACCTTGCTGGCGTGCTCCGGATGATCCGCGTCGATGCCGGTGTCGAGGATGCCCAACATGACACCCGCGCCGCGGATGCCCTGGGCATGAGCCAGGGGCACACCGCACTCGGCGGGCCACTCGCGCTCGGCGAGCGAGGACATGCCGCGGTTGCGCGGGCCCGTCTCACCGGCCACCGGGCCCGGGAAGGACAGCGGCACCACATCCGGGATGAACTCGAAGTCGCGCGCGAGCTCCCCCCGCGCGGCGCGCTCGGCCGTGTCCGAGTAGAAGTGCGCCATCGTCGCGCCGATCAGCGGCATGTACCGGTACGAGCCCGCCTCCGAGCCGGTCAGCTCCTGCACCGGACCGGGGATGGGCGTCGCGGCCACCTTGATGATGTTGCCCTTCTTGCCCTTGCCGCTCTTGCCACCGTTGGGCTTGCTCACCGCCGGCCGCGCGCCGGGCAGCGTCGCCGAGCGCAGCCCGAGCTGCTGCAGCGCCTCGGCCGCACGCTCCGCGCCCGTGAACCTCAGTGCCGTGGAGCGCTGAAGCTGCCGCTCACCCCGCGTTGTCCCCCTCACCCCCACGCGCGCCTGGGACTCAATGCTCTCCTTGGGAACCAATAGATAGGACTTCATGGGAACGTTCACTCCTTACTGGGACTGCGGACTCCTTGGGGACTGCTCGGGGACTGCCACTGCGAGAGGGAACCTTCTGACTGCGTGAGGGAGGAGGAGAGAGGCTCCTCCCGGGGGGTTCATGGAAGCTCCAGCCGTGCCCGGAGCCTCTCGGACACGACAGGAGCAATCGAGGCTTGGGCGGCCTGCTGCACGCTGGCGGTATGCGCGGCCCAGAGCAATTCAACCTGATCCGCAGCCACCTGAGAACCCGCGGGCGCCGCCGGCAGTCCAACACCGAGCAGCTTCAACAGCGACCAGCTCACGTCATCCCGTGGCTGGGGCTGCAGACCGCGAATGGGTTTGATGCGCAGGGTGGCCTCCACATTCAAGCGTCCGTCTCCGAAGTACTCGTTGTACGTCCGAGACGGCTCTTCCGGACGAGGATGATAGGGGTAGGGTCCCACGTCGTCGGCGCCCCGCAGCAGCGCGCGGCGGCAGGCCTCCACCCGCTCGATGGGCGAGAAGTCCTCCAGCGCCTCGCGGTGCAGCGAGAGCCAGAGCGCAGCGGCTCCCGCGACCTGAGGCGTGGCGGTAGACGTGCCCCTGCCCAGCCGGTAGCCCTGGGGGGGCGATGCCCACAGCACATCGGGCGTGGGCGCGCACAGATCCACCTCCGGCCCATCGTTGCCCGACATGCGATCGTTGAACCGGTAACGCTTGAGCGCCTGAGTGATACCGGACACCGCGAGCACCCGGTTGAAGCGCGCCGGGTACACCACGCTCGTCGGCGTCCGCAGCGCGCCGCTGAGCGGGAAGTGGTTGCCGGCGGCCGCGCAGAGCACCACGCCGCGCTCGTAGGCGTGGTTCACCGCGTCCGCCCAGAGCCGGCTGGGCAGCCCGCCCATGCTGATGCTGATCACCTGCGCGCCCTGGCTGACGCAGTGGAGGATGCCCAGCGCCAGCGAGTGCGTGGCCACATGCACCACCGAGGGCGACACGCGCACCGGCAGCACCGAGGCATACGTGGCGAGGCCCTGGTAGTCCTCGTGGTTGGCCGCCAGCAGGCAGAGCGTCGCCGTTCCGTGGCCCGGCTGGTAGCCCAGGCCCGCCTCGAGCGGATCCCTCGCGTCGGGCCGGTGCCTGTCCCACAGGTCCACGCCGGGCAGCAGCCGGTCGGGACCGGGCAGCGCCGGATGCGGCGCCCAGCCGGTGTCCAGGTGACCGATAAGAATGCCCTCCCCGGGCAGACGGCCCGCCTTCTCGAGCAGCCGCAACGCCTGGGGGATGCGGATGGCGCGCAGGTGCCAGTCCCTCGGGAGGTTCTTCCCCGGGGCCTCCTCCAGCTCCGCGGTGGGGTGCACCATCACCGCGTCCGGCTCGGCGTACTCCACCTCGGGTTGTTCCATCAGCGCATGCACCGCACCCCATACGTCGTCCGCGGAGGGGCCCTTCGGCGCCGCGGGAGCCACGCCGCCGCGCATCGCCATGGCCACACCCTGGGGTGCTCCTCCAGGAGCTCGCCCGCCCTTTGACTTCGAGCCGCCGCCTCCCGGGAGCTTCACGGTATGCCAGCGCGCCAGCTCACCGCCCGGCTGCACGAGTGGCAGGTCCGCCGACAGCCGGGTTCCGTGATGCGAGGAGGAAGGCAGCGCGTCCACCAGCGCTCCCAGCGCTCTCACTCCGGCAGAGCGGGCAATGGCCGTGAGCGTGCGGCGCTTCGGTGCACGCGCCATTGCCAGGCGCGCCACTGGAGCGGTCTCTCGCAGCTTCACATGGATCTCGCCGGTGTAGTGCACGCCCGGCGGCATGACGGCCTTCATTTCATCCCCCACTTCGGTCGGCCAGGGGGGCATGGTGGACCGGAACCCGGCTCCCCTGACAAATCATCACGGATTTCCCTTAGTAGACGCCAATCCATGACGTACCGGTCCTTCCGCTCATTCCGGGAACGTCGGGAATCGGCAATCATTTCATTGGGGGTGCGGACAAGTGACCGATGGCGTACAGAAGGGTGTCGGCCAAAGGACCCCTGTGTAGGACAGACGCACAGGATTGGACCTGTGGGGGGTTGGCAGCCCCTGGATGATTTAGCGCCTCGAATTGTTCGTCAGGACCGTGGCATCCGGGTAAGGGGGCTTTCCCCGCCCGCTGGAGAGCTTCCTTGATTCCCTACGTCAATCCGCACTCGCTGAAGGTCGGCCCCATCGAGCCCTTCGGCATCTTCGTCGCGCTGGGCATCTTCCTGGCGGCGCGCATCGTCGTGAAGCAGTCCGCCAAGCAGGGGCTGGACCCGAATCCGATCCACGACTACGCGCCGTGGGGCGTGGGCGCGGGCGTTGTCGCTGGCCACCTCGTCCACCTGCTCTTCTACCACCCCGAGGAGCTCAGCAAGAGCCCGTTCCAGCTCTTCAAGGTGTGGGACGGCCTGTCCTCCTTCGGCGGCCTGCTCGGCGGCGTCATTGCCGCGATCATCTATTTCAAGATCCGGGGCGTGAGCTTCTCCAAGTATGCCGACGCGTTCGCCCTGGGCGTGGCACCCGGATGGGGCGTGGCGCGGCTGGGCTGCTTCGTCGCCCATGACCACCCGGGCAGCCGCACCGACTTCTTCCTCGCCGTGAACTTCCCCGCGGATGTGTACGGCGGCCCCCGGCACGATCTCGGGATGTACGACGCGATTCTCCTGTTCGCCATCACAGGCGTGCTCTTCGCGCTGCGCAACTCCGGGAAGCTCCAGAACCGGCTGCTGCACATGCTCGCCCTGCTCTACGCCCCGGGCCGCTTCTTCTTCGACACGCTGCGCGCCACGGACCTCCGCTATGTGGACGCGCGCTACCTCGGGCTCACCCCCGCTCAGTACGGCTGCATCCTGCTGGTCGTCTACGGCCTCTGGGGGCTCGCCACGAAGCGCGCCTCCGCGCCGGGTTCGGCACCGCCCTCGACCGCCTCGGGCTCGGTCAAGACCGCACGGTAGGTGTCCGAGCCGGGGCTTCGTGAAGGCGTGACTACCAATAGGAGACGGACTTCAGGTCGAACACGTGCTGGAAGCCGTTGCGCTGCAGCAGGCTCACGGCCATCGCGCTGCGGCCTCCGGCGGCGCAGTACACCACCACCTTCGTGTCCGGCGACCCCACCTCGGCGAGCCGCGCCGGCAGCTCCTGCACGGGGATGTTTCGCGCTGGCTCCGGGTGCCCCTGACGGAACTCCTCCGGCGTCCTCACGTCCAGCAACACTGCACCCTCGGCGACGAGCTGCCGGGCCTTCTCTGAGAGCTCTTTCGGTGTCATCGCCCGGGACTGTAGACGCGCGATATCGCCCGTCCAACACTCATAGGCGACATGTACGGGCCAGGTTGGCGTGATCTGTACATCTCCGCCCCCTCTGATGTTGGAGCCTCAACGGTCGTCAGGAGGGCAGTAGATCTCGTCGCACCCGGCGCGCGTCAATTCGCCTGATGCTACCGACTCCCCAGACGAGCCCGCCCCACGCACAGGGCGCGGCGCCGCCATTGGTGCTCACCTGGCCCGCGGCGCTCATTGGGCTCGTGTTCGGTGTGCTGATGACGTACGTGCCCTACGAGTTCCGCGTGGCCTCGTTCCGGCCGCTGTACCCGTACGTGCGGGAGATGGGCATCATCTACCTGGCCAGCAGCCTGGCGATGATGGGGGCTCTGCTCTACCCCCACGCGCCGCGCTGGCTGGACCTCCTCGGCCGCGCGGGGTTCATCCTCACCGCCGCCGTGTACTGGTGGGTGCTCAATGTCCTGACCGGCAGCTTCACCGGCATCCTCTTATACCCGCTGCTCTTCATCGGTCTGGGGCTGGAGGCCTTCCCCTCCTTCCGGCAGCGCCCCGTGTTCCGCAGCTTCGTGGCCCTGATTGGCGTCGGGTTCGGGCTGGCGATGGTCGGCGCGCCCGAGCGCTTTCCCTTCGCCGTCTATGCCCACCTGTCCCCGCTGCTGCGCGCCACGGGCCTGCTCTTCGCCACCGCCGGCGTGGTGGTCCTGCTGCCGCTGGGCCAACGGCGTCCGTGGCTCGCCCGCGCGCTGATGGGCGTGCTCGCCCTGCCGTACGCGATGCTGGCCTGGGCCCTGGGCCGCGGGCAGTTCTGGATGGGCATGGCCGTCTACTTCATCCTCACCCTGGGCTGTGTGGCCGAGGCCGTGGCCTGGCGCCCCCGCGCGCCGCGCACCGTAGGCTGGAAGCTCCTGCGCGGCCTGGCCTTCGCGGGGCTGGTGCCGCTGCTGGCGCTGGGCGCCGTGGCCTCGTTCCTCGCCCAGCGCGCCATCGAGGAGCAGGTGCGCGAGGACACTGTGCGCACCGCCACCGGCGAGGCGGACTTCCTGCGGCGCTACCTGGAGGACGCGCGCGCCTCGCTGCAGGTGCTGCTGGACTCCCCAGGCTTCCGCGCGGCGCTGGCCAGCGGCGAGCCGCTCCAGCTCGAGCCCTACCTGCGCAACCTCATCGAACGCCAGCGGCCTTTCGAGGCCGTCCTTGCTGTCGAGGCGGATGGCTCGCCGCTGGCGTCCTTCACCGCCTCAGGTGCGCCCAGCCCGCTGCTACCGCTCCCGAAGAACCTCTCCGAGCCCTTCCTCACCTCGGGTCCCACCCCTCGAGTCGCCCTGGTGTTGCCTGTCGAGGAGGACGGCCAGCCGAGGACCCTGCTCGTGGGGCTGCTGTCCCTGCAGCAGCTGTCGGAGGCCTCCACCCCCGCCGCGCGCCGCTTCCAGGTGCAGGTGGTGGATCAGCGCAGGATGAAGGTGATCCGGGACTCCACCTCCGAGGTCCCCTTGCTGAGCGCCGCCCGCCTGCCGCCCACCGTGCGTGAGGCCGTAATCCACGAGGGCTCCGCGATGATCGAGGACTTCGACGCGGTGGACCGGCGCATCCTCGGAGCCGTGGCGCCCGTGCCTGGCACCTCCTGGTGCGTGGTCGTCACCCAGGAGCTGGGCGTGGCCTACGCGGGCATCACCCGCGTGAGCGCGGCCGTGGTGGGCATGCTGGTGTTCGGCGTGCTGCTGGCCCTGGCGCTCTCCCAGTTCGTCGCGCGGGACGTCATCCACCGGCTCACCGCGCTGCGCGCCGCCACCGCCGCGCTGGCCGCGGGAGACCTGGACCGGCGCGTCGAGGAGGAGGAGGACGACGAGCTGGGCGAGCTGGCCCGGGGCTTCAACGAGATGGCGGCCCGCACCGGCGCCACCCAGGCGGAGCTGCGCGAGGCCGTCCGCGCGCGAGAGGAGTTCCTCAGCGTGGCCAGCCACGAGCTGCGCACCCCGCTCACCCCACTCAAGGGCTTCGCCAGCCTCACGCTCCAGCGACTGGAGCAGAGCGAGGGTCCGGTGGATCGCGACTGGCTCCTCAAGGCGATGCGCTCCATGTCCCGGCAGACGGATCGGCTGGCGCGGCTGGTGGATGACCTGCTGGACACCGCTCGCATCCAGTCCGGGCGCTTCGACCTGAACTGCAAGCCGGTGGACCTGATGCCCGTGGTGTACGAGGTGCTCGAGCGCTTCGAGGTGCGCGGCTCGGAGGGCCTGCGCTTCCACATGGAGGCACCCTCCGGCCCGCTGGAGGGCGTCTGGGACGCCGCACGCCTGGATCAGGTCATCACCAACCTGCTCAGCAACGCCGTGCGCTACTCACCTCAGGGCGGCACCGTGTCCATCTCGTTCGCGGTGAACCCCTCGCAGGTGGAGCTCCGGGTGAAGGACCAGGGCATCGGCATCCCCGCCGAGAGCCTCCAGCGCCTGTTCCAGCCCTTCTCTCGCGCCTCCAACGCCACGTCACGGCACTTCGGCGGGCTGGGGCTCGGCCTGTTCATCTGCCGGGAGATCGTCGAGCGCCACGGCGGCTCCATCTGGGCGGAGAGCGGGGGCCCGCAGCAGGGCAGCTGCTTCCACGTCCGCCTGCCTCGCCATGCGCCGCAGAGCTCGCTGCCTCCGCCGCCCTCGGCGCCGGTCTCCTCCTCGACGCAAGCGGCCTGAGCGGCGGGCCTCTCAGCCGAACGAGGGGATGATGGGGAGCTGGCCGCGCGGCAGCTCCAGCGTGAAGGTGGAGCCCTCACCGGGGTTGCTGACCACCCGCACCGTGCCACCGAACGCTTCGACGATCTGCCGGGTGATGTAGAGCCCCAGGCCCAGGCCGCCGTAGTGCCGGTCGCTCACCGCGCGCTCGAAGCGCTCGAAGATGCGCTCCAGGTCCTCCTCGGCAATGCCGATGCCGTGGTCCTGCACCGTCAGCCGCGCCCGCTCGCCGTCCTCCTCCACGCGCACCACCACTGGCCGGCCCGCGCCGTACTTCAGCGCGTTGGACAACAGGTTCGTCACCACCTGCTCCACCCGCAGCCGGTCCCAGCGGCCGAACACCGGCTCCGGCGCATGCAGCTCCAGCTCGCAGCCCATCTTCTCCGCCGAGGGCGCGAAGCGCGAGAGCAGCTCCGCCGCCACGGAGGACAGGTCCACCTCCTCCATGTCCAGCCGCAGCCGCCCCGCGCTGATCCGCGCCACGTCCAGCAGGTTGTCCACCAGGTCCGTCAGCTTGCGCACCTGGCGCAGCGCCACGTCCAGCGAGTCGGAGACCTTCTCGGGGCTCAGCTGCGCCCCCTCCGCCATCGCCTCGCCCGCCTGCCGCTGGAGCGCCTGCAGCTTCAGCCGCAGCGGCGTCAGCGGCGTCTTCAGCTCGTGGCTGGCGATGCCGAGGAACTCGTCCCGCAGGTGCACCGCCTCCTGCGCCTCGTGGTACAGCCGCGCGTTGTCCACCGCCGCCACCACCCGCCGCGACAACTCCTCCACCATCTCCAAGTCCTCCGGCCCGTAGCGCCGGCCCGGATCGCACGAGGCGAAGGTGAAGAGCCCCACCGCCTGCCCTCGCGAGCGCATGGGCACCAGCATCACCGAGCGCGCTCCCAGCCGCTCCAGCAGCTTCCGCTGCTCGGCGGTGCGCACCATCTGCTCCAGGTGCTCCGGCAGGAAGTCCGGGTAGAGGCGGGACTCGCCCCGCGCCAGCGCCTGGAAGAGCGCGCTGCCGACCTCATGGGTGGCGGGAAAGTTCGGCGCCTCGCGCAAGTGCTGCTCGCGCTCTGGATTCTGGTGCGCCGCCGCGACCCGCCGGAAGGCGCCGTCCTCCTCCAACATATCCACCAGGCACCACGTGGCCACCGAGCTGGCCGCCAGGTGCGCCACGCCCGCCAGGATGGCATCCGGCTCGGCCCGGACTTCCGCCAGCTCGCGGCTGGCGTCCGACAGGAAGCGCAGCGCCTCCTCGGCCCGGCGGCGCGGCGTCAGATCCTGCACCAGCACCAGAATCCGCTCGGGCGCCTCCAGCCCCAGCGCCGCCAGCACCACCGGCACCCGCGTGCCATCCGCGCGCACGTACTCCGTCTCCAAAGGGCCCGCGCTCCCCAGCCGGCGCAGCGCATCCACCGCCTGCGCACCCGCCGAGGGCGTCTCCGGCGCCGCCAGCGCATCCCACCGCACCTGGCCCGCGTCCACCTGCTCGCGGCTCACGCCCGTCAGGCGCAAGAACGCGTCATTCGCGTCCAGCAGCTGGCCCTCGGAGTCGGTGATCAGCAACGCCGGCAGGGGCACGCGCAGCAACCGCTTCAGCACGTTCCCCTCCGGGACACGGCTCCGCCGGGCGCGGGGTACTGGCGCGCCTGGGGCCGCGTCCGCCTCGGGTGTCTCCGACTCCACCAAGGTGGCCGCTGGGGCTCGATCCAATGCCATTTCAGAAATCCCCCCTAAGGGGCGGCTCATCTTGCTTGACGGATGGCTCGTTCCGGAAGCCACCCTTCCCGAAAAGACAGGGATGCAGGCTTGGCACCCACCCGGGCCGACATGACGCGCAAGAAGGCTTGCGCCTCCTCGTCTGCCGGGCTGACGGGTGTCGCTTGACCCAACTTGTCGTACATGGCTTTTTCAGAGACGTTCGACCGCGCCCCTCCGAGTGGGGGGTCCGCCCTCCGAGGCTTCTTCAGCCATGTCTCCGGCCACACCTGCGTCCAGTCCCAGCGAGCGCCTCTCCCGGCAGATCATCGATGGCCTCAAAGAGGGCGTCTTCCAGACGGATCCGCAAGGGCGCTGGACGTTCCTCAACCCCGCCTGGTCCGAGCTGACGGGCTTCTCCGTCGCGGAGAGCCTGGGGCGCGACGCGCTCGAGTCCGTTCACCCCGAGGACCGGACGCGGGTCCAGGAATCGTTCCAGGCGCTGCTCGCGCACAAAGCGGATCACTCCCGCCACGAGCTGCGCTACCTGCGGCGCGACGGGAGCACGCTCTGGGTGGAGATGGTCACCCGGCCGCTGCAGGGCGAGGACGGCGGCCTGCAGGGGCTGTGCGGCACCCTCACGGACGTGAGCACGCGGCGGCGCACGGAAGAGGCCATGGCCCGCCGCGAGCGCTACCTGAGCGCGCTGGTGGAGATGCAGCAGCGGCTGCTGATGGCCCAGCAGGAGGGAGACCTCTACAAGGACGTGCTGGAGCCCATCGGCCGGGCCGCGGGCGCCAGCCGCGTCTACTTCTTCGAGGTGTTCCGGGGCGAGGCGGGGCAGCAGCTCATGAGCCAGCGCGCCGAGTGGTGCGCTCCCGGCATCAAGCCCGTCTCCGGCAACCCGCGCTACCAGCCGGTGGTGGTGGACCGGGACTTCAAGCGCTGGGGCGAGCTGCTGTCGCGCGGCGAGGTGGTGGCGGGGCGGGTGAAGGACTTCCCCGTCACCGAGCGGGCCATCCTGGAGCCGCAGGGCATCCGCTCCATGCTGGTGCTGCCGCTGCGCATCAACAATTCGTGGGTGGGCTTCATCGGCTTCGACCACTGCGAGTCAGAGCAGGAGTGGGACAAGCTGGAGGTGGATCTGCTCTCGGCGGCGGCGGGCGCGCTCTCGCTGGAGCTGGAGCACCGCCGGTCGGAGAGCGCCCTGCGCGAGCGCGAGACGCGCTACCGGCAGCTGGCCGAGAACGCCTCGGACGTGCAGTACCGCTACAAGCTGGAGCCCCCGCGCGCCTTCCTCTACATCAGCCGCGTGGTGGGAGACCGGCTGGGCTACAGCCCCGAGGAGCACTACGCCAACCCCGAGCTGTGGCGGCAGCTGGTGCACCCCGGTGACTTGCCCGCGCTCGGACAGCTGCTGGAGGCGCCGCACCAGCTGGGCTCCAAGCCGGTGGTGCTGCGCTTCACGGGGCGCAACGGGCGGACGCGGTGGCTGGAGCACACGGTGGCCCCCGTGCTGGACACCACCGGCCGGCCCGTGGTCGTCGAAGGCATCGCCCGCGACATCACCGAGCGGCGTGAAGTCGAAGAGCAGCTCAAGATGTCCGAGGCCAGCTTCCGCATCCTCCTGGAGGGCGTGGCGGACGCGGCGGCCATCCAGCGGGACGGGCGCATCGTCTACGCGAACATGGCCCTGGTGTCCGCGCTGGGGTTCGACCGGCCGGATC
Protein-coding regions in this window:
- a CDS encoding sensor histidine kinase, which produces MLPTPQTSPPHAQGAAPPLVLTWPAALIGLVFGVLMTYVPYEFRVASFRPLYPYVREMGIIYLASSLAMMGALLYPHAPRWLDLLGRAGFILTAAVYWWVLNVLTGSFTGILLYPLLFIGLGLEAFPSFRQRPVFRSFVALIGVGFGLAMVGAPERFPFAVYAHLSPLLRATGLLFATAGVVVLLPLGQRRPWLARALMGVLALPYAMLAWALGRGQFWMGMAVYFILTLGCVAEAVAWRPRAPRTVGWKLLRGLAFAGLVPLLALGAVASFLAQRAIEEQVREDTVRTATGEADFLRRYLEDARASLQVLLDSPGFRAALASGEPLQLEPYLRNLIERQRPFEAVLAVEADGSPLASFTASGAPSPLLPLPKNLSEPFLTSGPTPRVALVLPVEEDGQPRTLLVGLLSLQQLSEASTPAARRFQVQVVDQRRMKVIRDSTSEVPLLSAARLPPTVREAVIHEGSAMIEDFDAVDRRILGAVAPVPGTSWCVVVTQELGVAYAGITRVSAAVVGMLVFGVLLALALSQFVARDVIHRLTALRAATAALAAGDLDRRVEEEEDDELGELARGFNEMAARTGATQAELREAVRAREEFLSVASHELRTPLTPLKGFASLTLQRLEQSEGPVDRDWLLKAMRSMSRQTDRLARLVDDLLDTARIQSGRFDLNCKPVDLMPVVYEVLERFEVRGSEGLRFHMEAPSGPLEGVWDAARLDQVITNLLSNAVRYSPQGGTVSISFAVNPSQVELRVKDQGIGIPAESLQRLFQPFSRASNATSRHFGGLGLGLFICREIVERHGGSIWAESGGPQQGSCFHVRLPRHAPQSSLPPPPSAPVSSSTQAA
- a CDS encoding sensor histidine kinase — its product is MALDRAPAATLVESETPEADAAPGAPVPRARRSRVPEGNVLKRLLRVPLPALLITDSEGQLLDANDAFLRLTGVSREQVDAGQVRWDALAAPETPSAGAQAVDALRRLGSAGPLETEYVRADGTRVPVVLAALGLEAPERILVLVQDLTPRRRAEEALRFLSDASRELAEVRAEPDAILAGVAHLAASSVATWCLVDMLEEDGAFRRVAAAHQNPEREQHLREAPNFPATHEVGSALFQALARGESRLYPDFLPEHLEQMVRTAEQRKLLERLGARSVMLVPMRSRGQAVGLFTFASCDPGRRYGPEDLEMVEELSRRVVAAVDNARLYHEAQEAVHLRDEFLGIASHELKTPLTPLRLKLQALQRQAGEAMAEGAQLSPEKVSDSLDVALRQVRKLTDLVDNLLDVARISAGRLRLDMEEVDLSSVAAELLSRFAPSAEKMGCELELHAPEPVFGRWDRLRVEQVVTNLLSNALKYGAGRPVVVRVEEDGERARLTVQDHGIGIAEEDLERIFERFERAVSDRHYGGLGLGLYITRQIVEAFGGTVRVVSNPGEGSTFTLELPRGQLPIIPSFG
- a CDS encoding PAS domain S-box protein, with translation MSPATPASSPSERLSRQIIDGLKEGVFQTDPQGRWTFLNPAWSELTGFSVAESLGRDALESVHPEDRTRVQESFQALLAHKADHSRHELRYLRRDGSTLWVEMVTRPLQGEDGGLQGLCGTLTDVSTRRRTEEAMARRERYLSALVEMQQRLLMAQQEGDLYKDVLEPIGRAAGASRVYFFEVFRGEAGQQLMSQRAEWCAPGIKPVSGNPRYQPVVVDRDFKRWGELLSRGEVVAGRVKDFPVTERAILEPQGIRSMLVLPLRINNSWVGFIGFDHCESEQEWDKLEVDLLSAAAGALSLELEHRRSESALRERETRYRQLAENASDVQYRYKLEPPRAFLYISRVVGDRLGYSPEEHYANPELWRQLVHPGDLPALGQLLEAPHQLGSKPVVLRFTGRNGRTRWLEHTVAPVLDTTGRPVVVEGIARDITERREVEEQLKMSEASFRILLEGVADAAAIQRDGRIVYANMALVSALGFDRPDQLVGRTLAQFIEDDMEEVPGPPPDPSGIKGMITGERRLVRRDGKTRVAELVSLPLLFDGAPAVVSIARDVTDQRQFQARLTLADKLASVGTLAAGIAHEINNPLAFVISNLSFLSEEMRRSQLALETSGTGGVLAPALARPRGMGGGLDLVEWQEVLSEAYEGAERVRQIVRQLRAFSRPDEERLTPVDVHQVLESVVMMATNEIRHRAQLHKDFGPVPSVMANEGRLSQVFLHLVVNAAHAIPEGQAHQNAIRLITRRLDPGRVLIEVQDTGRGIAPEHLSRIFDPFFTTKPVNVGTGLGLSICHSTITSMGGEISVDSDLGKGTTFRVVLPSLEPRTRLRPTGQPTIAPLTHRRGRVLVVDDEPGVGKVLRRILKEHEVEVAAGGRQALERLQQEPDSFDAVLCDVMMPDLGGKDLYEAVRRTHSGLERRFIFVSGGAFTANAREFLETIPNPKLEKPFNEPALRQIVQELVSRGPSSTR